Below is a window of Saccharomonospora viridis DSM 43017 DNA.
TACATCAACGAACACCTCGACGCCTTGGGGGACGCCACCACGCACGCGCACTACCCGGTGGGCTGGGCGTTGGCGATGAACACCCCGTACCAGTGGACCAAGCAGGTGGCCTCGCACTTCGGTGGCACCCGGGACGGGATGGTGGTGCACTGGCCACGCGGGATACGACAGAAGGGCGGCATCCGACACCAGTTCCACCACGTGATCGACGTGATGCCGACCGTGCTGGAGGCCGCGGGTATCCCGCATCCGACCGAGGTGGACGGTGTGGCGCAGAAACCCATCGAGGGCACCAGCATGCTCTACACCTTCAACGGCCCCGACGAACCGGACCGCCACCGGGTGCAGTACTTCGAGATGGTCGGCAACCGGGGCATCTACCACGACGGTTGGATGGCGGTGACCCGGCACGGCACGCCGTGGGAGATGGTGCAGGACGGTCAGCCCCGCCGTTTCGACGAGGACGTGTGGGAGTTGTACGACACCAACACGGACTGGACCCAAGCCCACGACCTCGCGGACACCTACCCCGACAAACTGGCCGAATTGCAGCAGCTGTTCCTCATCGAGGCCGCGAAGTACAACGTGTTCCCGATGGACGACCGGATGACCGAACGGGAGAACCCTCGGGAGGCCGGTCGGCTGGACCTCATGGGGGAACGAAGGTCGATCACCTTCCATGCGAACGCGAAGCGGCTGACCGAGGAGACCGCGCCCAACGTCAAGAACCGCTCACACACCATCACCGCGGAAGTCGAGATCCCCGACGGCGGCGCGGAAGGGGTCCTCGTCGCCCAGGGCGGTCGATTCGGCGGCTGGTCGGTGTATTTCCACGAGGGCAGGTTCTGCTACGCCTACAACTACTTCGGACTTAAGGTGCACACCGCGCGCAGCCACGAACCCCTGCCCGCCGGAAGACACGAGGTGCGGATGGAGTTCGCCTACGCCGGTGGCGGGGTCGGCAAGGGCGGCGCCGTCACGCTGCGGGTGAACGGCTCCGAGGTCGGAGGGATCATGGTCCCGGCGACCATCCCGTACTACTTCGCCTTCGACGAGACCTTCGACATCGGCGTGGACCGGGCCTCCCCGGTCACCGACGACTACCCGGTCGTCGACAACCGGTTCACCGGCCGGTTGCACTGGCTTCGTGTCGATCTGGGCGACGACCTGTACGACGACGCCAGTGCCGAACGCGAACGCGCACGTTTCCGGGCCGTGCATGACTGAGGTGAGGCGAAACTGCTGCGCGCCGTCGGCCGGACGGCCCAACAGCGCCCCGTCCACATCCGGCGCCGACGGAAGCACCGAGGGGATGGTGCTGCTGCCCGGCGGCGAGTTCTCGATGGGCAGTGAGGACCCGCTGGCCTACCCGGAGGACGGCGAGGGCCCTGTGCGGACGGTGCGGCTGGACCCGTTCTGGATCAGTCGCACCGCCGTGTCCAACCGGGACTTCGCCGAGTTCGTCGACGCCACCGGTTACCGCACGGAGGCCGAACGGTGGGGCTGGTCGTTCGTCTTCGCCGGGTTGCTCCCGGACGACTTCCCGCCCACGCGCGGTGTCGCGACGGCACCGTGGTGGCGTCAGGTCGAGGGTGCCGATTGGCGGCACCCCGAAGGACCTCACTCCACTGTGGATGGTCGAGAGGATCATCCGGTGGTCCACGTGTCGTGGTCCGACGCGCAGGAGTATTGCGCCTGGGCCGGACTGCGGCTTCCGACCGAGGCCGAATGGGAATACGCCGCACGGGGCGGGTTGAGCGGGAACCCGTTCCCGTGGGGCGCCGAGCTGGAACCGGGCGGGGAACACCGGATGAACGTCTGGCAGGGGGTCTTTCCCCGGCACAACAGCCGCGCCGACGGTTGGTACGGCACCTGTCCGGTCACCGAGTTCCCGCCCAACGGGTTCGGCCTGCACAACATGACCGGCAACGTGTGGGAATGGTGCGCCGACTGGTTCCACCCCACGTTCCACACCCTGGACCGGCGGACGAATCCCCGGGGACCGGAACAGGGCACGCACCGCAGTGCCCGTGGCGGTTCCTATCTCTGCCACGAGTCCTACTGCCGTCGCTACCGGGTTTCCGCCCGGCAGGGTCTCACGCCGGACACCACCACCGGCAACGTCGGGTTCCGATGCGTCCGCGACGCAGCACCGTGAGTGTGGACCCCGTGCGGTCGTACGCGGTCGAGGTGTCGTTCCGCCCGGTTCCGGGCGGAACGACGGGGCTCAGGAGGTCAGGGCCACCGCGACCACACCGACGCCGAGGCAGACGCACAGCGCCGTGCTCAACGCCGCCGCCCCGGGGATACGCAGCAGGATGCCGCTCACCGGGCGGCTGCGTGTGCTGTGGTAACGCCGGTGCGCGGCCCAGGCCAGGACCACGGCGACGGCCAAGGTGACGACCCCGAACAGGACGGAGAAGACCGTGGCGTTCCGGCACAGCAACGCCCCGTTGACCCCGATCGCGAGTGCGGTGCGTTGCCAGGCCAGGAAGGTCCTCTCCGGTTGCAGACCCGGGTCGGCCACCCGCTCCGGCGTCATGACAGCGCCACCAACAGCACCGCCACCAGCGACGCGCAGGCGACGACGACCGCCGACGTCGCCATCACCCGCGACCTCGGCAACGGTGCCCCCTTCCGCATCGCCCGCTGGTTCGCCGCCCACCGTCGGTAGGCGGCCACCGACAGCACACAACCGAGCGTGCCGAGCACGACCGCGCAGATCTGCCGAACCGGCATACTCGCGACGTCGGGCAACAACTGGACCACCGCGAGTGCACCGGCATCGAGCGCGAGGGCCGTCCGTAGATAGGCGAGGAACGTACGCTCATTGGCCAACGAGAACCGATAATCGGGTTCCTCGTCACGCTCGACGGCGGAGACTTCCACACGTTCCATGTTCATTCCCGACCCGTGAAAAAAGCCGATTCCACACTCGTCCGCCCACAACCTTCAACGTATTGCGTTCATCACATTTTTCCATATGGAAAGACAGCGGACGCCGATCACGTAGGCAACGCCTTCTCGAAGCCCATCCGAACAGCACGAACGCCTCACGTAATCAAAACCATGAAAATGATGTTAACCTCGGTTATATCGAAGAGTCAATCTGCACCCCGCCGCTTTCCATGAAGAGCAATCCCCCGGAACACGTCCCGGAATACGACCCCCGAGAATATCCCGGATCCCAATTCGTGAAAAAGAGCTCGTGACGACGCGCCCCGACCGGGGCCGGACAGGCGACCGGACCCCACGCACCCCCCTCGAGCCCCGGCAACACCGCCGATATGGATGGCGGTCGTGAACAACGAACGGGGCGATTCCACGCAGGTTCTCGGGTCGCGATTCCGCCCGCGCCGCCGTACGAGCACGGGGCTTCACGGCTCGGAGCAGGACTTCTCAGACAACCCACCCGCCGCCGGGGCACCTCGCACCACCACACCGACCGACGGCCCGGTTATGCGTGATGCACAGAAGGCCACGGGAAATTCGTCCCTCGCGGACATAGGAAGCCCCCCACCCGGCACGTAATGTCGAAACCACCGTTGATGTGACCGCCGACACAGCGATGTGAGGTGGGGTGGCGTGGAACTGCGCTATTTACCGTGGAATCGGACAAGCCCTCTGCGCCGACGTTGGGAACACGTCGGTCTCCGCGACGACCGTGTCGAACTCACCTACCAGCAATTCGACGCCCGGGTCGAGGCGTTCTCCGAACAACTCGGCGAACACGGATTCGGTCGAGGCCAGGTACTGGCGGTCCTGTTGCCGAACCGGGTCGAACTGCTCATCGCCGTGTTCGCCGCCTGGCGACTGGGCGGGGCGGTCACCCCGGTCAATCCCGCTTTCACCGAGGACGAGGCGGCATATCAGATCAACGACGCCGAAGCGGCGCTCGTCGTCAACCTCGGTCCGGACGCCCCCACCGGAGGCAGGCCGGCCATCCACGTCGATCGGATGCGGACCGTCCGCCGGAACGAGCCCCGGCCGCCCGTGGAACTCGACGGCGAGGACCTCGCCCTGCTGATCTACACGAGCGGTTCCACCGGTCGTCCCAAAGGCGTGATGCTCGACCACCGTCACGCGGAGGCCATGTCCGAGACGATGGCGCAACACCTCGAACTGACCGCCGCCGACCACTGCCTGTTGATCCTGCCCCTCTTCCACGTCAACGCGATCATGGTCAGCGTCCTGGCTCCGCTGCGCCGTGGCGGGCAGGTCAGCATAGTCGGCAAGTTCTCCGCGAGCCGTTTCTTCGAGCAGGTCCGACGACTGCGACCGACGTACTTCTCGGCCGTGCCCGCCATCTACGCCATGCTCGCCGCCTTGCCCGACACCGTCCACGTCGACACCTCCTCGCTGCGCTTCGTCATCTGCGGGGCCGCACCGGCCTCCCGCGAACTGCTGACCCGCGTGCACGAGCGATTCGGTTTCGAGGTCGTCGAAGGCTACGGACTCACCGAGGCCACCTGTGCCTCCGCCTGCAATCCGGTGAACGGGGTCCGCAAGATCGGCACCGTCGGCCCCGCACTGCCGGGACAACAGATCCGGATCATGGGCCCCGACGGTTCGTCCCTGCCGCCCGGCGAGGACGGTGAGGTCGTCATCTCCGGACCGACGGTGATGCGCGGCTATCTGAACAGGCCGGAGGAAACCGCCGAGACCATCGTCGACGGCTGGTTGCACACCGGCGATGTCGGCCGTCTCGACGAAGACGGCTATCTCACCATCGTGGACCGGATCAAGGACATGATCATCCGCGGTGGGGAGAACATCTATCCCAAGGAGATCGAGACCGTTCTGACCGCCGTGGACGGCGTGCTCGAAGCCGCCGTCGTCGGTCGCGCCCACGGGATATACGGCGAAGTCCCGGTCGCCTACGTGAGCGTCTACCCCGGTTCCGACCTCACCGAGGAGAAACTCATCCACCACTGTCGGCGTCATCTCACGAAAGTGAAGGTGCCCGAACACGTGGAGCTCGTCGACGCTTTGCCGAAAAACCCCGTCGGAAAAATCGACAAGCCCGCTCTCCGTCGCATTCTCAACGCTCGATCAGTCTGACACCGACACGACACGATTTCGCCCCCTTCCTTTCCCCTTCGGAAGACGCCGCCCTGTTGAAGGAGAGCACCATGGGTTTCAAGACTCCGGACATGCCTCCGGTGAAACCGGAGGAATTCGAATCCACACCGGTCATGGAAAGAATCCGGACACTGGCGACGCATTGGGCGGAATACGGCTTCGGCGGACCGAAGCAAATGCATTTGCTCTATCTGGTGAAGACCGTTCTGTTCGTGGTCGGCGGCTGGCTCGTCGTCGGTTCGACCACTCCGGGGATCAGTCTGTTCGACCTCGGCGGCTGGTGGGGCGAGCTCATCGTCTATCAGAAGCTCATGGTGTGGACGGTGCTGTGGGAGATCACCGGACACGCCGCGTCCTGGGGTCCACTGGCCTTCAAATTCGGCCCCATGCTCGGCGGCTGGCGGTACTGGGCCAGAGTCGGCACCCTCCGGCTTCCGCCCTACCCGGACAAGGTTCCCGGAACCCTCGGCGACCACCGCACCGTCTTCGACGTCGGCCTCTACCTGCTGATCCTGGCCACCCTGCTGTTCCTGCTGCTCACCCCCGGCAGCCACGGCGGAGCCGCCTACAGCGAGGCCGGTCTCCTCCCGGGTTGGGCGCTGCTCACCTACGTCGCGCTCATCCTGATCATGGGGTTCCGCGACCGGGTCGTGTTCCTGGCCTCACGACCCGAACAGTACGCCGTGTGCCTGCTGGCCTTCGGTGTCCTGACGGACCACGTCGACATGGTGCTCGTCGCCAAGATCGCCATGGTCACCATCTGGTTGGGCGCCGGTGTCTCCAAGTTCGGGCGCCACTTCAGCCTCGTCGTCCAGGCGATGCTGAGCAACACCCCCTGGCTGACATCCCGGCGGTTCAAACGATCGCTCTACAGGAACGCACCGAACGACCTGCGTCCGTCGAAGATGGCGTTCGCGTGGGCACATCTGGGTGGCACGGTCGTGGAGTTGGTCCTGCCGTTGGTGCTGCTGTTCTCGGTGAACGAGACCCTGACCTGGCTGGCGATCGCCGGCATGATGCTGTTCCACCTCTTCATCTACTCGACGTATCCGCTGGCCGTCCCCCTCGAGTGGAACATCTTCTTCATATTCGTCACGCCGTTTCTGTTCGGTGGTTTCTTCGCGGACGACGGGTACGGCATGTCCGACTTCAGCAGTCCCTGGATTCCCGCCGCCGCGCTGGTGCTCTACCTGACGGGTCCGATTCTGGGGAACCTGAAGCCCGAGTGGGTGTCTTTTCTGGTCTCCCTGCGGCAGTATTCCGGAAACTGGGCATCAGGGACGATGGCGTTCCGGATGAACGACGCGGAGGACAAGCTCGATAAGGGATTGGTCAAGAGTTTGCAGACCCAGCGACAGCAACTGCTCGCCCTCTACGGCTCCGACGTGGCGGAGATCTTCCTCCAGAAGTGCGTGGCCTTCCGCAGCATGCACAGCCACGGCCGGATGCACCTGTCGCTGCTGCAACGACACCTCGACGCGCTCGAGAACTACCGTCTGCGCGAAGGCGAGGTGGTCTGCACCGTGCTCGTCGGCTGGCAATCCGGTGACGGGCACCTGTTCGACGAACGCACGATCGCGATGGTGCAGAAACGCTGCAACTTCGAGCCCGGAGAATTCGTGATGGCGTGGACCGAATCGCAGCCGATACACAAGAAGACCGTGCAGTACAAGGTCGTCGACGCCGCCCTCGGTGTCGTCGAGCGCGGCTACTACCACGTCCGGGACGCGGTGGCCGAACAGCCGTGGCTCCCGAACGGACCGATTCCGCACCGGGTGACCTGGCGGCTGCCCGGCTATGAGCCGGCCGGGAACCTCCCCCACCCGGCGCCGAGGTCCGCGGACTCCACCCGATCCGACCGTTCGGACGACCGGCCCGACGACAAGGTCGGTTCATGACGAAGGCTGTGGTGGTCGGCAGCGGTCCCAACGGGCTCGCTGCCGCCGTTACCCTGGCCGCTGCGGGTGTGGACGTGGAGGTGCTCGAGGCCGCACCGGAACCGGGAGGCGGTACCCGCACCGGTGAGCTCACCCTGCCGGGCCTGTTGCACGACGAGTGTTCGGGCTTCCATCCCCTCGCCGTGGACACACCGTTCTCCCGCCGGTTCGACCTCTTTCGGCACGGTCTTCGTTGGCGATGGCCCGAGGTGCAGTACTCCCATCCCTTGGACGACGGCCGTGGGGCGGCGGCCTTCCGTTCGGTGGAACAGACCGCGACCGGTCTCGGTGTCGACGGCCGCGCCTGGCGGCAGGTCTTCGGGTGGCTGGCCGACCGATTCGACGACATCACCGAGGATTTCCTCCGGCCGATGCTCCACGTGCCCGCCCACCCGCTGAAACTGGCCCGGTTCGGGACACTGGCCCTGTTGCCGGCGGCGGTTTTGGCCAAACGCTGGTCGACGCCGGAGGCCCGGGCACTGTTCGCCGGAGCCGCCGCCCACGCGTTGCGTCCGTTCGGCTCCCCGGTCTCCTCCGCGATCGGCGTCGCACTCGGCACGGCGGCCCACCGCTACGGCTGGCCCGTGGCCGAGGGCGGCTCGGCGGCGATCACGCGGGCGTGCGTCGGGCTGCTCACGGAACACGGGGGCACCGTGACGACCGGGGTCACCGTGACGTCACTCGACGAGCTCGACTCCCCGGACATCGTCATGCTCGACGTGGCTCCGGCCGCGGCGGCCCGGCTCGTCGGCGACCGCCTGCCGTCACACGTGTCCCGTGCGCTGACCCGATATCGCCACGGACCCGGCGTGTTCAAGGTCGATTTCGCGGTGCAGGACGGGATTCCCTGGCGGCACGAGGACTCCCGTCGCGCCGGCACGGTCCATGTGGGCGGTTCCTTCGAGGAGATCGCGACGGCGGAACGCGAGGTCCACCGCGGCCGCATGCCGGAACGGCCGTTCGTCCTGGTGGGACAGCAGTACGTCGCCGACCCCTCGCGCACGACCGGCGACATCGTGCCCGTCTACGCCTATGCGCACGTGCCGAACGGCTGGACCGGCGATGCCACCCGGGTGATCGAGGAGCAGATCGAGAGGTTCGCCCCCGGCTTCCGGGACCGCATCCTCGCCCGGCACGTCCGATCCGCGCGGCAGCTGGAGGAACACAACCCCAACTACGTCGGGGGCGACGTGGTGACCGGCGCCAACGATGCCTGGCAGTTGGTCTTCCGCCCCCGATTCGCGCCCGATCCCTACCACCTCGGCGTGCCCGGGGTGTACCTGTGCTCGGCGAGCACCCCACCCGGGGCCGGCGCACACGGCATGTGTGGCTACAACGCGGCGCGCTCAGCGTTGCGGAGACTGCGGGAAAGGAGTGTCGACCGACCGTGACAGCACGCCTGAAACGACGTTTGGTCTCGAACGACACCCCGAAGGCCGCGGAGATCCGGGCCCTCGTGGTCTGCGTCGCCGAACGTCTCCAGGCGCGACACACCGAACTCAACGACAGCATGAACGCCGCGATCGAAGGCGCCATCGCGGACCTGGCCAACCCCGAACTGACCGAGATGTTGCACGCCAGCGTCGAGGGCAACATCACCACGATCCTGCACATGCTGCGCAACGACATCCCGATCGAACACCTCCAGCCGGCGACCGCGGCGACGGAGTACGCCATCCGACTGGCCCGCGCGGGTGTGTCCGCGGCCCCGCTGCGGCGGGCGTACCACATCGGTTCGGACGACCTGCTCGCCGAGATCTTCCACGAGATCCAGCTGTTGGACTGCCCGTCGGAACTCAAACTGCGCCTACTGCACCATCTGGCCGGGTGGCTGCACCACTACGTCGACTGGATCACCCGGGTGGTGCTCGACGCCCATGAGGCGGAACGACAGACGTTGCTGAAGCAGCACGCCACCGACATCTTCCGGCTCGTGCACCGGGTGCTCGACCGGGAGCCGGTCGAATACGACCAGTTCGCCCGCACCGCGGGTTACCGCCTCAACCATCCGCACGTGGCCACGGTGCTTTGGGACGAACGAACGCTGCAGGCCGCCGACCAGATCGAGGTCCTCCGGTCGTTGGCGACTCGACTCGCCCGTGTGCTGGGAAGTTCGAGTGATCCTTTGTTCATGCCGGTCGACCGCAGCACCGCCTGGGTGTGGTGCCACATCCCGGATGCGACCTCGCCGATCGACACGGCCCGGGTGCACGAGGTGTTGGCGGACGCCCCGGCCGTGCGGGCCGCGATGGGCACCCCCGTGTTCGGGATCGAGGGGTTTCGCCGAACCCTGGAACAGGCCAACGCCGTCCGCACCGTCGCCAGCGCCAGTGGCGCCCCGCATGCGAAGGTGATGTCCTACGGCGACGACGGTATGGCCGTCGTCGCGATGCTGGTCCGAGACCTTCCGGCCAGTCGGCGGTGGGTCGCCGACACCCTCGGCGCGCTGGCCCTCGACACCGAGCCCGCGGCCCGGCTGCGGGAGACCCTGCTGACCTTCCTCCGCACCGGCAGTTACGTCGAAACCTCCAAGAAGCTCATGTTGCATCGCAACACCGTGAAGTACCGGCTGACCAAGGCGAAGCGGGAACGAGGCCGCCCACTGACCGAGGGCCGGCTCGATCTCGAACTCGCCCCACACCTGTGTCACGTGCTCGGTCCGGCGGTACTGCAACAACCACGGAGGGCGGCGGAACCCGAATCACCGAACTGATCCGACCGGCCACGACGAACCGCGCTCCCGGGCCGTGTCACCGCCCCGACCCGGCTTCCCGAGGTGGTTTCCGGAGTGGTCGTTCCCCGATCCTTGGGTCGTCTCGAAGTGACGGTCGGTGGCACTGCGACAAACTGCTCGCCCACGGACCGGGCCTTACATCGCTCGGTCTGGCCCGATTCTCTAGTCGGCTTCCCCGAGGTTCAGCGCCTCCTGCAACACCGCCCGCAACGCCGGACTGCGATCGTCACGGCGCCAGGCCATCCGCAGGTCCACGTCACGTGGGGAGTCCTCCACGGGCACGAACACCACGTGCGGGTCGGTGGCGTTGCGCGCCACCGACGCGAGGGTGAGATGACAACCGACCTCCGCACCGACCAGCGCCAACGCGGTCTGGGTGTCCGGGACGATCTGCACCACCTCGGCGGCGAAACCGTGCTTCCGGGCCAACCGCTGCAGCCGGTCGTTGAGCACGGCCCCCTCGTGTGGGGGCAGCGATACGAATCCCTCACCGGCGAGTTGGGCGATCGACAGCCGCTTCGCCTCGGCCAGCCGATGCGTGTCCGGCAGCGCGACCACGAGTGAATCGCGCATCACCACCTCGGTGTGCACCTCGGCGGGGATCACGTCCCACCGGCCCAGGGCGATGTCGGTATCGCCGTGCAACAGCTTCCTCAACGCCGGTTGGGCGAAGTTCTGGCTGGACAGCTCCAGTTGGATGCCCGGCCTCCGATGCCGCACCACCCTGGCGAGTCGGGCGATCAGGCGATGGGTGGACAGTCCCGCGAAGGCGATGCGGACCAAACCGATCTCGCCGTCGTCCGCGGCGCGCACCGCGGCCTCGGCCCGGCGTACCGCCTCCAGCACCTCCATGGCCGGTCCGAGCAGGGCCTGGCCGCTGGCGGTGAGTCGGACCGAGCGGGTGTTGCGTTCGAACAGCCGAGTACCCAGTTCCCCCTCCAGTCGCCTGATGATGCGGCTCAACGGTGGTTGAGCCATGCGTAGCCGCTCAGCGGCGCGTCCGAAGTGGAGTTCCTCAGCCACCGCGAGAAAAGCCCGCAGTTGTCCGACTTCCATGCCGACCGCCTCGTCCACCTTTGCCGACGAAGTATCACAGAAGGACCGATTAGGTATTGGACCGGTCTTAATGGGTGCGCGAAAGTGTAGGCATGGACACCCAGGCCCGCGAAGTCCCGGACGACGTCTTCGCCGACATACTCGCCCAGATCACCGACTTCGTACGCACTCGCGTCATGCCCCGCGAAACCGAGATCATGGACACCGACGCGATCCCGGAGGATCTCCGAGCGCAGGCGGCGGAAATGGGCCTGTTCGGCTACGCCATCCCGCAACGGTGGGGTGGACTCGGCCTCGACCTCGTCCAGGACGTCGAGGTCGCCATGGAGCTAGGGTACACCTCGTTGGCGCTGCGGTCGATGTTCGGCACGAACAACGGCATCGCCGGACAGGTACTGGTGGGATTCGGCACCGACGAGCAGAAGCGACGGTGGCTACCGCGCATCGCCTCGGGCGAGGTCGTCGCCTCGTTCGCACTCACCGAACCCGGCGCCGGCTCCAACCCCGCGGGTCTGCGCACCACCGCGACCGCCGACGGAGAAGGCTGGGTCATCGACGGCACCAAACAGTTCATCACCAACGCCACCGAGGCCGGACTGTTCGTGGTCTTCGCCCGTATGCGACCCGCGCCGGATCCCGGCAACGACATCGCGGTCTTTCTGGTACCCGGCGACGCGCCGGGCGTCCAGGTGGGGGCCCACGACACCAAGATGGGGCAGGAGGGTTCCCGCACCGCCGAGGTCACCTTCTCGCGAGTGCGCGTGGGGCCGGAGGCACTGGTCGGCGCCGACGGTGGGATCGGCTACCGCGCGGCGATGACGTCATTGGCCCGGGGCCGGATCCACATCGCCGGGCTCGCCGTCGGCTGTGCGCAGCGGGCGCTCGACGAATCCGTCTCCTACGCCGCCTCGGCGACCCAGGGCGGCACGGTGATCGGCGATTTCCAACTCGTGCAGGCCATGCTCGCCGATCAGCAGACCGGTGTCCTCGCCGGTCGTGCCCTGGTCCGCGACGCCGCCCGCAAGTACGTCAGTGGCGAGGACCGGCGTATCGCGCCCTCGGCAGCGAAGCTCTTCTGCACCGAGATGGCGGGTAAGGCGGCCGATCTCGCCGTCCAGGTGCACGGTGGCGCCGGTTACATGCGTGGGGTTCCCGTGGAGCGCCTCTACCGCGACGTCCGCCTGTTGCGTCTGTACGAGGGCACCAGCGAGATCCAGCGTCTGATCATCGGTGGTGGCTTGGTGCGCGCGAAGAAGAAGGAGAGGACGAAGGCCTGACCCGTGGCGCAGGTGTTCGACGAGCGGCCGACTCCACCGAGTGCTCCCTCGCATGATCCGATCCGGGCGAGTATCGAGTCCGGAGTGGACCCCGAGGACGTCGACGTTCTCTTCGACATGACCACGGCCGGGAAACGGACCACCGGTGCCGAGGAAGGGCCACCCTGACATCCGGCGGAGCAACATGCGGGCTCGGTGTCGCGGTTCAGCGAATTCGCACGACGGTGGCCGGTCTGTCGGCTACCGCCGAACGAGCACGGTGCTCGATACTGAGTCCCATGGCCATGCCTGAGCTGGACGATCACCCCGCCGACCCCACGGCGTTCGCCGCCGACCAGGCGACACTGTTCGCAGGCCACAACCTGCACGTCGGTTCCTCCCGGATCGCGCACGCGGT
It encodes the following:
- a CDS encoding PucR family transcriptional regulator; protein product: MTARLKRRLVSNDTPKAAEIRALVVCVAERLQARHTELNDSMNAAIEGAIADLANPELTEMLHASVEGNITTILHMLRNDIPIEHLQPATAATEYAIRLARAGVSAAPLRRAYHIGSDDLLAEIFHEIQLLDCPSELKLRLLHHLAGWLHHYVDWITRVVLDAHEAERQTLLKQHATDIFRLVHRVLDREPVEYDQFARTAGYRLNHPHVATVLWDERTLQAADQIEVLRSLATRLARVLGSSSDPLFMPVDRSTAWVWCHIPDATSPIDTARVHEVLADAPAVRAAMGTPVFGIEGFRRTLEQANAVRTVASASGAPHAKVMSYGDDGMAVVAMLVRDLPASRRWVADTLGALALDTEPAARLRETLLTFLRTGSYVETSKKLMLHRNTVKYRLTKAKRERGRPLTEGRLDLELAPHLCHVLGPAVLQQPRRAAEPESPN
- a CDS encoding acyl-CoA dehydrogenase family protein: MDTQAREVPDDVFADILAQITDFVRTRVMPRETEIMDTDAIPEDLRAQAAEMGLFGYAIPQRWGGLGLDLVQDVEVAMELGYTSLALRSMFGTNNGIAGQVLVGFGTDEQKRRWLPRIASGEVVASFALTEPGAGSNPAGLRTTATADGEGWVIDGTKQFITNATEAGLFVVFARMRPAPDPGNDIAVFLVPGDAPGVQVGAHDTKMGQEGSRTAEVTFSRVRVGPEALVGADGGIGYRAAMTSLARGRIHIAGLAVGCAQRALDESVSYAASATQGGTVIGDFQLVQAMLADQQTGVLAGRALVRDAARKYVSGEDRRIAPSAAKLFCTEMAGKAADLAVQVHGGAGYMRGVPVERLYRDVRLLRLYEGTSEIQRLIIGGGLVRAKKKERTKA
- a CDS encoding LysR family transcriptional regulator: MDEAVGMEVGQLRAFLAVAEELHFGRAAERLRMAQPPLSRIIRRLEGELGTRLFERNTRSVRLTASGQALLGPAMEVLEAVRRAEAAVRAADDGEIGLVRIAFAGLSTHRLIARLARVVRHRRPGIQLELSSQNFAQPALRKLLHGDTDIALGRWDVIPAEVHTEVVMRDSLVVALPDTHRLAEAKRLSIAQLAGEGFVSLPPHEGAVLNDRLQRLARKHGFAAEVVQIVPDTQTALALVGAEVGCHLTLASVARNATDPHVVFVPVEDSPRDVDLRMAWRRDDRSPALRAVLQEALNLGEAD